In Lactococcus paracarnosus, a genomic segment contains:
- the rplU gene encoding 50S ribosomal protein L21: MTYAIVKTGGKQVKVEVGQAIYVEKLDVEAGATVTFDEVVLVGGEKTVIGAPFVTGATVVAEVEKQGKQKKVVTFKYKPKKHSHRKQGHRQPYTKVIIKEINA; this comes from the coding sequence ATGACTTATGCAATCGTAAAAACTGGCGGGAAACAAGTTAAAGTTGAAGTTGGTCAAGCAATCTACGTTGAGAAATTGGACGTTGAAGCTGGCGCTACTGTGACTTTTGACGAAGTTGTACTTGTTGGTGGTGAAAAAACTGTGATTGGTGCACCATTCGTAACTGGTGCAACTGTTGTCGCAGAAGTTGAGAAACAAGGTAAACAAAAGAAAGTTGTTACTTTCAAATACAAACCTAAAAAACACTCACACCGTAAACAAGGTCACCGTCAACCGTATACAAAAGTGATCATCAAAGAAATCAACGCTTAA
- a CDS encoding M1 family metallopeptidase translates to MQAFKHLYNDFKPENYHIFLDVNRETKRFSGDVTVTGEALTRDLAFHQKDLAITSVSVDGQAVDFTLDEVSETVAFAIAKTGKVTVAFSYSAELTDNMTGIYPSYYEVDGVKKQLVGTQFETHFARQAFPSIDEPAAKATFDLSVKFDEKAGESIVSNMPKVSNENGIHTFDTTVKMSSYLLAFVFGDMQSKLGHTKTGTQVGVFSTRAHKVAALDFPLDIAIRVIEFYEDYFKVAYPLPHSWHIGLPDFSAGAMENWGAITYREVALLADPDNSTLESRQYVALVIAHELAHQWFGDLVTMEWWDDLWLNESFANMMEYVAIDAIEPDWHIWEQFSLAEAPMALNRDAIDGVQSVHVAVNHPDEINTLFDGAIVYAKGARLMVMLRKWLGDKDFSAGLQAYFETHQYGNTVGSDLWAALSTASGRDVSAFMTSWVDQPGYPVLSVTVDGDELVLSQQQFFTGQGVDESRLWHIPLNTNWTGLPDVLSGKEVRIPGFAKLSAENGEQPLRFNAENAAHYLVNYSDELNEKVVSSIQTYDAITKVQLIQSALKLAEGGLADYAALVTLLAKFDNETANPVNAAVSQALKALEIFIDEDSASEADFKQFVGQLFDAQYKRLGWDKVAGESFNDEQLRALPISWEVYAGNADAVANSTAIFAEHASDIHSISADIRQIILKNQIVEHETAELVKQYFDAYANTTDQTFQRELNVAVSSTKNTATVAEIIAQYTNTDLVKPQDLRFWFSSLIRRDFSQDAAFAWLVKNWDWVQEKLGGDMASGDFIKVIGNSFDTAAKLTAFISFTDRFKDEPAFKRIVEMAKTQITSKIDLLASQKEKVQAALAKAV, encoded by the coding sequence ATGCAAGCATTTAAACACTTATATAACGATTTTAAACCAGAAAATTATCACATTTTTCTGGATGTTAACCGTGAGACGAAACGGTTTTCAGGTGACGTGACAGTTACCGGTGAAGCACTAACACGTGATTTAGCATTTCACCAAAAAGACTTAGCCATTACCTCTGTTTCAGTGGACGGTCAAGCAGTTGACTTCACTTTAGATGAGGTGTCTGAGACAGTTGCGTTCGCGATTGCTAAAACAGGTAAGGTAACAGTTGCTTTTAGTTATTCAGCTGAATTAACAGATAACATGACAGGGATCTACCCGTCATACTATGAAGTAGACGGCGTCAAAAAACAATTAGTTGGCACCCAGTTTGAAACACATTTTGCCCGCCAAGCTTTCCCATCTATCGATGAGCCAGCTGCAAAAGCAACGTTTGATTTATCGGTTAAGTTTGATGAAAAAGCTGGCGAATCTATTGTGTCAAATATGCCAAAAGTGTCAAATGAAAATGGTATCCACACCTTTGACACGACAGTGAAAATGTCATCTTACCTACTTGCCTTTGTTTTTGGCGATATGCAATCAAAACTGGGTCACACTAAGACAGGTACTCAAGTTGGGGTATTCTCAACACGTGCACATAAAGTAGCAGCCTTAGATTTCCCACTTGATATTGCCATTCGCGTGATTGAATTCTATGAAGATTACTTCAAGGTTGCCTATCCATTGCCACATTCTTGGCATATTGGCCTACCAGACTTCTCGGCAGGTGCTATGGAAAACTGGGGGGCGATCACTTATCGTGAGGTTGCTTTGTTAGCTGATCCTGATAACTCAACACTCGAAAGTCGCCAATACGTTGCCCTAGTCATCGCACATGAGCTTGCTCACCAATGGTTTGGCGATCTCGTTACTATGGAGTGGTGGGATGATCTATGGTTGAATGAGTCGTTTGCTAACATGATGGAGTACGTTGCGATTGATGCCATCGAACCTGACTGGCACATTTGGGAGCAGTTTTCTCTAGCTGAAGCCCCAATGGCGCTTAACCGTGATGCCATCGATGGTGTACAAAGTGTGCATGTCGCAGTCAATCATCCTGATGAAATCAATACCTTATTTGACGGTGCCATTGTTTATGCAAAAGGCGCACGTCTGATGGTGATGCTCCGCAAATGGTTGGGAGATAAAGATTTCTCAGCAGGCCTTCAAGCTTACTTTGAAACGCACCAATATGGCAATACAGTCGGCTCTGATTTGTGGGCAGCTTTGTCAACTGCATCAGGTCGTGATGTTTCAGCCTTTATGACATCTTGGGTTGACCAACCTGGCTATCCAGTGTTATCAGTCACTGTGGATGGAGATGAGCTTGTTCTGAGCCAACAGCAATTTTTCACTGGACAAGGTGTCGATGAAAGCCGCTTATGGCATATCCCGCTAAACACGAACTGGACTGGTCTACCTGATGTCTTATCAGGAAAAGAAGTGCGTATCCCTGGTTTTGCTAAGTTATCAGCTGAAAATGGGGAACAACCCTTAAGATTCAATGCTGAAAATGCGGCACATTATCTGGTCAACTATTCAGATGAGCTAAATGAAAAAGTTGTGTCTAGCATCCAAACATATGATGCCATTACAAAAGTGCAACTGATCCAATCAGCCTTGAAGCTCGCTGAAGGTGGTCTAGCAGACTATGCAGCCTTGGTTACCTTATTAGCTAAGTTTGATAATGAAACAGCTAACCCAGTCAATGCAGCAGTCTCACAAGCTTTGAAAGCACTTGAAATCTTCATCGATGAAGATTCAGCATCTGAAGCAGATTTCAAACAATTTGTTGGCCAGTTATTTGATGCCCAATACAAACGCCTAGGATGGGATAAAGTTGCTGGAGAGTCATTTAATGATGAACAGTTGCGTGCCTTACCAATTTCATGGGAAGTATATGCTGGCAATGCAGATGCAGTCGCAAACTCAACAGCTATTTTTGCGGAACATGCATCCGATATTCACAGCATTTCAGCTGATATCAGACAAATTATCTTGAAAAATCAAATTGTTGAACATGAGACGGCTGAGTTAGTTAAGCAGTATTTTGATGCTTATGCCAATACAACAGATCAGACTTTCCAGCGTGAGCTAAACGTTGCCGTATCTAGTACGAAAAATACAGCAACAGTTGCTGAAATTATCGCGCAATATACCAATACTGACCTGGTTAAACCACAAGATTTACGTTTCTGGTTCTCATCACTCATCCGTCGCGACTTTTCTCAAGATGCTGCTTTTGCGTGGCTTGTTAAAAACTGGGATTGGGTACAAGAGAAATTAGGTGGTGATATGGCGTCAGGTGACTTCATCAAAGTTATTGGCAACAGTTTTGATACTGCGGCTAAACTTACGGCCTTCATCAGTTTCACAGATCGCTTTAAGGACGAACCAGCCTTTAAACGCATTGTAGAGATGGCGAAAACACAGATTACAAGCAAGATTGACCTTTTAGCATCACAGAAAGAAAAAGTGCAAGCAGCACTTGCTAAAGCAGTCTAA
- a CDS encoding adenylosuccinate synthase, producing the protein MSSVVVVGTQWGDEGKGKITDFLSENAEVIARYQGGDNAGHTIVIEDTKYKLHLIPSGIFYPEKISVIGNGVVINPKSLVKELAYLHDAGITTENLRISDRAHVILPYHIKLDQLQEDAKGDKKIGTTIKGIGPAYMDKAARVGIRIADLLDKNIFEERLRNNLEQKNREFVKMYESDAINFDDVFEEYYEYGQQIKKYVTDTSVILNDALDSGKRVLFEGAQGVMLDIDQGTYPYVTSSNPVAGGVTIGSGVGPSKITTVVGVCKAYTSRVGDGPFPTELNDEIGHTIREVGHEYGTTTGRPRRVGWFDSVVMRHSRRVSGLTNLSLNSIDVLSGLDEVKICVAYDLDGERIDYYPASLETLQRCKPIYETLPGWSEDITGVRHLDDLPETAKNYVRRVSELVGVKISTFSVGPGREQTNILESVWGIL; encoded by the coding sequence ATGTCATCAGTAGTAGTTGTAGGTACCCAATGGGGCGATGAAGGTAAGGGGAAAATCACCGATTTTCTCAGTGAAAATGCGGAAGTTATCGCGCGTTACCAAGGTGGAGATAATGCAGGTCATACTATCGTTATCGAGGATACTAAATACAAATTACATTTGATTCCATCAGGTATTTTTTACCCTGAAAAAATTTCTGTTATCGGTAATGGTGTTGTGATTAATCCAAAATCGCTAGTAAAAGAATTAGCTTACTTGCATGATGCGGGTATTACGACAGAAAACCTACGTATTTCTGACCGTGCGCATGTTATCCTACCATACCATATCAAACTTGATCAGTTGCAAGAAGATGCTAAAGGTGATAAAAAAATCGGTACAACGATTAAAGGCATTGGCCCAGCTTATATGGATAAAGCGGCGCGTGTTGGGATTCGGATTGCTGATTTACTTGATAAAAATATTTTCGAAGAGCGTTTGAGAAATAACCTTGAACAAAAAAATCGCGAATTCGTCAAAATGTATGAATCAGATGCCATTAATTTTGATGATGTATTTGAAGAATATTATGAATATGGTCAACAAATCAAAAAATATGTAACAGATACGTCAGTTATATTGAATGATGCTTTAGACTCAGGTAAACGTGTACTCTTTGAAGGTGCTCAAGGGGTTATGTTGGATATCGACCAAGGGACATACCCATATGTTACATCGTCTAACCCAGTAGCTGGTGGTGTAACCATCGGTTCAGGTGTTGGTCCCTCTAAAATCACGACAGTCGTGGGTGTCTGTAAAGCTTATACGTCACGTGTTGGTGATGGCCCATTCCCTACGGAACTAAATGATGAAATCGGTCACACAATTCGTGAAGTTGGTCATGAGTATGGGACAACAACAGGTCGTCCACGTCGTGTTGGCTGGTTTGACTCGGTTGTTATGCGTCATTCACGTCGTGTATCTGGTTTGACAAATCTATCATTGAACTCAATCGATGTTTTGTCAGGTCTTGATGAAGTTAAGATCTGTGTGGCCTACGACTTAGATGGCGAACGTATTGATTACTATCCAGCTAGTCTTGAAACTTTACAACGTTGTAAACCAATCTACGAAACGCTACCAGGTTGGTCAGAAGACATCACAGGTGTTCGTCATTTGGATGACCTGCCTGAGACAGCAAAAAATTATGTTCGTCGTGTTTCAGAACTTGTCGGCGTCAAAATCTCAACATTTTCAGTTGGTCCTGGTCGGGAACAAACCAACATCTTGGAAAGTGTTTGGGGCATTCTATAA
- the groL gene encoding chaperonin GroEL (60 kDa chaperone family; promotes refolding of misfolded polypeptides especially under stressful conditions; forms two stacked rings of heptamers to form a barrel-shaped 14mer; ends can be capped by GroES; misfolded proteins enter the barrel where they are refolded when GroES binds), translating into MSKEIKFSSDARAAMVRGVDILADTVKVTLGPKGRNVVLEKSFGSPLITNDGVTIAKEIELEDHFENMGAKLVSEVASKTNDIAGDGTTTATVLTQAIVREGLKNVTAGANPIGIRRGIEMSVATAVEALKAIAIPVSGKEAIAQVAAVSSRSEKVGQYISEAMEKVGNDGVITIEESKGMETELEVVEGMQFDRGYLSQYMVTDNEKMVADLDNPYILITDKKISNIQDVLPLLEQILQQSRPLLIIADDVDGEALPTLVLNKIRGTFNVVAVKAPGFGDRRKAMLEDIAILTGGTVITEDLGLELKDATVASLGQASKVTVDKDTTTIVEGIGNKDDIANRTAVIKSQIEQTTSDFDREKLQERLAKLSGGVAVVKVGAATETELKEMKLRIEDALNATRAAVEEGIVAGGGTAFVNVIAKVSEIDLSGDELTGRNIVLRALEEPVRQIAKNAGYEGSVVIDKLKHSDAGVGFNAATGEWVDMIETGIIDPVKVSRSALQNAASVASLILTTEAVVANKPEPEAPAGMPGGMDPSMMGGMM; encoded by the coding sequence ATGTCAAAAGAGATTAAGTTTTCATCAGATGCGCGTGCAGCGATGGTACGTGGTGTCGATATATTAGCAGATACAGTAAAAGTAACCCTCGGACCTAAAGGTCGCAATGTTGTATTGGAAAAATCATTTGGATCACCTTTAATCACAAATGATGGGGTTACGATCGCCAAAGAAATCGAGTTAGAAGATCATTTTGAAAACATGGGTGCAAAGCTTGTCAGTGAAGTTGCCTCTAAGACAAATGATATCGCTGGAGACGGCACAACCACAGCTACGGTATTGACGCAAGCCATCGTTCGTGAAGGCTTGAAAAATGTCACTGCTGGTGCTAATCCGATCGGCATTCGTCGTGGGATAGAAATGTCAGTCGCAACTGCTGTTGAAGCTTTGAAAGCAATCGCCATTCCTGTTTCAGGTAAGGAAGCGATCGCGCAAGTTGCAGCTGTATCTTCACGTTCTGAAAAAGTTGGGCAATATATTTCAGAAGCGATGGAAAAAGTTGGTAACGATGGTGTCATCACGATCGAAGAATCAAAAGGGATGGAAACTGAGCTAGAAGTTGTCGAGGGTATGCAGTTTGACCGTGGTTATCTATCACAATACATGGTAACTGATAATGAAAAAATGGTTGCAGATCTTGATAATCCCTATATCTTAATCACAGATAAGAAAATTTCAAACATCCAAGATGTCTTGCCGCTATTAGAACAGATTTTACAACAAAGTCGTCCGCTTTTGATCATCGCTGACGATGTCGATGGTGAAGCGTTACCAACACTTGTTTTGAATAAAATCCGGGGTACCTTTAATGTGGTCGCTGTAAAAGCACCAGGCTTCGGGGATCGTCGTAAAGCGATGCTAGAAGATATTGCAATTTTAACAGGTGGTACAGTTATTACTGAAGATCTTGGTCTGGAACTTAAAGATGCAACCGTGGCCTCTCTTGGACAGGCGAGCAAGGTAACCGTTGACAAAGATACAACGACGATTGTTGAAGGTATTGGCAATAAAGATGATATCGCTAATAGAACTGCAGTCATCAAGTCACAAATCGAACAAACGACATCTGATTTTGATCGTGAAAAACTACAAGAACGCCTAGCTAAGCTTTCTGGTGGTGTTGCTGTTGTTAAAGTGGGTGCCGCTACTGAGACTGAGCTAAAAGAGATGAAACTTCGTATCGAAGATGCGCTTAACGCAACACGAGCAGCAGTCGAAGAAGGTATTGTAGCAGGCGGAGGCACAGCTTTCGTGAACGTTATCGCTAAAGTATCAGAAATTGACTTGAGTGGAGATGAGCTGACAGGACGTAATATCGTCTTACGTGCACTTGAAGAGCCGGTTCGTCAGATTGCTAAAAACGCTGGCTATGAAGGCTCTGTCGTGATCGATAAACTCAAACACTCAGATGCGGGTGTCGGCTTTAATGCAGCAACAGGTGAGTGGGTTGATATGATCGAAACAGGAATTATTGATCCTGTTAAAGTATCACGTTCTGCCCTACAAAATGCAGCATCAGTTGCTAGCTTGATTTTAACAACTGAAGCAGTTGTTGCAAACAAACCAGAACCAGAAGCGCCTGCTGGTATGCCTGGTGGCATGGATCCATCTATGATGGGTGGCATGATGTAA
- the groES gene encoding co-chaperone GroES produces the protein MLKPLGDRIVLRVKKEEEKSLGGIVLTTSAKEKPSTAEVVAVGEGKRTHHGAVVVPSVSVGDTVIFEKFAGSEIKDGLDELLIVRESDILAIVE, from the coding sequence ATGCTAAAACCATTAGGAGACCGTATTGTTTTACGTGTTAAAAAAGAAGAAGAAAAATCTTTAGGTGGCATTGTTTTAACAACCAGTGCTAAAGAAAAACCATCGACTGCTGAAGTTGTTGCAGTTGGTGAAGGCAAGCGGACACATCACGGTGCAGTAGTAGTACCTAGTGTGTCGGTTGGTGATACTGTGATTTTTGAGAAGTTCGCAGGAAGTGAAATCAAAGATGGTCTAGATGAGTTGTTAATCGTACGTGAGAGCGATATTTTAGCGATTGTCGAATAA
- a CDS encoding single-stranded DNA-binding protein, with translation MMNKSLFIGRLTAQPELRKTATEKSVIRSTLAVNRQFKTADGERGVDFLSIIIWGKSAELFVAYAQKGSLISIEGELRSRRYDDKSGVTHYVTEVLCHQFNLLESKAAVALRENNVTSLEDVMLATDDLPF, from the coding sequence ATGATGAATAAAAGTTTATTTATTGGTCGATTAACTGCACAACCGGAATTGAGAAAAACAGCAACGGAAAAATCTGTCATCCGCAGTACACTTGCGGTAAATAGACAGTTTAAAACTGCTGATGGTGAACGTGGTGTCGATTTTCTATCGATTATCATATGGGGGAAATCAGCAGAGTTATTTGTAGCCTATGCCCAGAAAGGTAGCCTGATATCGATTGAAGGTGAGCTTCGTAGTAGACGGTACGATGATAAATCTGGTGTCACACATTATGTCACCGAAGTTTTATGTCACCAGTTTAATTTATTGGAGAGTAAGGCTGCAGTTGCTTTAAGAGAAAATAATGTCACATCATTAGAAGATGTGATGTTAGCAACAGATGACCTACCCTTTTAA
- the ytpR gene encoding YtpR family tRNA-binding protein, whose product MIAIYNTHMNDVLMLIVGDNQGEKLAATRKNNVARVTRQDTGEVVAWNFFEATALFPVNGNGQVSLSDADVARLNTEMKAAGFEEQLMNDQEPKFVVGEIVEMVAHPDSDHLNIAQVTIGHNQVVQIVAGAPNARVGMKTIVVLPGAMMPNGALIFAGQLRWVPSFGMMASPRELALPNAPQKRGIIELAPSEVPGTTFSPAQHWHK is encoded by the coding sequence ATGATTGCGATTTATAACACGCATATGAACGACGTCTTGATGCTAATTGTTGGCGATAATCAAGGTGAAAAATTAGCAGCAACACGTAAAAATAATGTGGCGAGAGTAACGCGTCAAGATACTGGTGAGGTTGTTGCCTGGAACTTTTTTGAAGCAACAGCTTTGTTTCCAGTAAATGGCAATGGTCAAGTTAGCCTATCAGATGCAGATGTTGCACGCCTTAATACTGAGATGAAGGCTGCTGGATTTGAAGAACAGCTCATGAATGATCAAGAGCCAAAATTTGTAGTTGGTGAGATCGTGGAGATGGTGGCACATCCTGATTCTGATCATTTAAATATTGCCCAAGTTACGATTGGCCATAATCAAGTTGTACAAATCGTAGCAGGTGCACCTAACGCACGTGTTGGGATGAAAACAATCGTTGTCCTACCAGGTGCGATGATGCCAAATGGTGCTTTGATTTTTGCAGGTCAGTTACGTTGGGTACCAAGTTTTGGCATGATGGCAAGTCCACGTGAACTTGCCTTGCCTAATGCACCTCAAAAACGAGGAATTATTGAACTGGCACCAAGCGAAGTACCAGGGACAACTTTTTCACCAGCACAACATTGGCATAAATAA
- a CDS encoding thioredoxin family protein — protein MIIPENLEVLAKYVKKGRNVFFFTADWCGDCSFIKPSMPEIEAAHPEYTFIEVDRDAYLDVAIEWGIMGIPSFVVIEDGKETGRLVNKLRKTKTEIDAFLTGVKTK, from the coding sequence ATGATTATTCCTGAAAATTTAGAAGTTTTGGCAAAATACGTTAAAAAAGGACGAAATGTGTTCTTTTTTACAGCAGACTGGTGTGGCGATTGTTCCTTTATTAAACCATCAATGCCTGAAATCGAGGCAGCTCATCCAGAGTATACATTTATAGAAGTTGATCGTGATGCTTATCTAGATGTTGCCATCGAGTGGGGGATTATGGGGATTCCTAGTTTTGTCGTGATTGAAGATGGTAAAGAGACAGGTCGTTTGGTGAACAAACTACGCAAAACAAAAACAGAAATTGATGCATTTTTAACAGGAGTAAAAACAAAATGA
- the pepA gene encoding glutamyl aminopeptidase has translation MSITFEKIKEITEIQATSGFEKPMQAFMRKQITPYVDDVQTDGLGGIFGIKHAKSENAPRIMVAGHMDEVGFMVSMIKPDGTLRVVALGGWNPLVISAQRFTLFARHNITIPIITGGIPPHLMRGAGGAASIPKVEDIIFDAGFTDKAEAEHFGIHPGAVIVPQSETILTANQKNVISKSWDNRYGCLMVNELLAHLTTENIQLPNTLIAGANVQEEVGLRGAHVSTTKFNPDLFFAVDCSPAQDTFDASADGRIGEGTLMRIFDPGHILLPTMRDFLLDTAESAGVKYQYYVSKGGTDAGAAHLKQSGIPSTTIGVCARYIHSHQTLFSLEDFDTAQAFLQEIVKKLDRSTVDLIRGDTF, from the coding sequence ATGTCTATCACATTTGAAAAAATAAAGGAAATTACTGAAATTCAAGCAACTTCTGGTTTTGAAAAACCAATGCAAGCGTTTATGCGAAAGCAAATAACCCCTTATGTAGATGACGTCCAAACAGATGGACTCGGTGGAATTTTTGGCATTAAACACGCAAAATCAGAAAATGCCCCAAGAATTATGGTAGCAGGTCATATGGATGAAGTCGGCTTCATGGTTAGTATGATCAAACCTGATGGTACATTACGTGTGGTTGCCTTAGGTGGTTGGAATCCTCTAGTCATCTCTGCCCAACGCTTCACGTTATTTGCTAGACACAATATTACGATCCCCATTATCACAGGTGGTATCCCGCCACATTTGATGCGTGGCGCAGGGGGTGCTGCTTCAATACCAAAAGTTGAAGATATCATTTTCGATGCCGGTTTCACAGATAAGGCCGAAGCAGAACATTTTGGTATTCATCCCGGTGCAGTCATCGTCCCACAATCAGAAACTATTCTCACTGCCAATCAAAAAAATGTCATCAGTAAGTCTTGGGACAACCGCTATGGTTGCTTGATGGTAAACGAACTTTTAGCACACTTGACTACAGAGAATATACAATTACCCAATACACTTATCGCTGGCGCCAATGTCCAAGAAGAAGTTGGGCTTCGAGGGGCTCACGTATCTACTACAAAATTCAATCCAGATTTATTTTTCGCCGTAGATTGCTCACCAGCTCAAGACACCTTTGATGCAAGTGCAGACGGACGTATCGGTGAGGGTACTCTCATGCGTATTTTTGACCCAGGACATATTTTACTACCTACCATGCGTGATTTCTTATTAGACACAGCAGAATCTGCAGGTGTCAAGTATCAGTATTATGTCTCAAAAGGCGGAACAGATGCTGGGGCTGCACATTTAAAACAATCTGGTATCCCTTCAACGACAATCGGTGTTTGTGCACGCTATATTCATAGCCACCAAACCCTGTTTTCACTAGAAGATTTCGACACTGCTCAAGCTTTTTTACAAGAAATTGTGAAGAAATTGGATCGCAGTACTGTTGATTTAATTCGAGGCGATACCTTTTAA